In the Aeromicrobium fastidiosum genome, GGCCGATCTGTCGGCGACCCGGGTGACGAGCGGCCTCGACCTCGTCGAGCTCGATCTCGACGCCGAGGTCGTCTCCGATGTCGACACCCCCGCCGACCTTGACCGACTCACCCGGGAGAGCCCGCATGGATGAATCAGCGTTGACGGGCTGGGCCTCGGGTCTCGCCGCCGACCTCGGCATCGAGCAGGCGCTCGACGTCGACACGATCCTCGACCTTGCGTCCGATGCCGCGCACGGGGTCATGCGGCCCGCGGCGCCCCTGACGACGTACCTCGTCGGCGTGGCCGTGGGCCAGGCAGGCGGCGACCCTGCCCGGGTCGCCGAGGTGCTC is a window encoding:
- a CDS encoding DUF6457 domain-containing protein; its protein translation is MDESALTGWASGLAADLGIEQALDVDTILDLASDAAHGVMRPAAPLTTYLVGVAVGQAGGDPARVAEVLEHVRAAIDAWDTPDP